Proteins encoded within one genomic window of Formosa agariphila KMM 3901:
- a CDS encoding Smr/MutS family protein produces MNFKKGDTVSVLDEDMSGIVLKIEGQSVSVETTDGFILNFEAHELIKIKSEKALDSDLFFNNPSHKVISEKEEYKPRKSVRVKPKERFEPTMEVDLHIHNLTKSTRNMGNYDMLSLQLDTAKHKLEFAMKNRIQKIVFIHGVGEGVLKMELEYLFNHYDNLKYYDANYQKYGVGATEVYIFQNVK; encoded by the coding sequence ATGAATTTTAAAAAAGGAGATACTGTTTCTGTTTTAGATGAAGACATGTCTGGAATTGTTTTAAAAATTGAAGGACAGTCTGTTTCTGTAGAAACTACAGACGGTTTTATTTTAAATTTTGAAGCTCATGAGCTTATTAAAATTAAGTCAGAAAAAGCTTTAGACTCAGATTTGTTTTTTAATAATCCTTCTCATAAAGTCATTTCTGAAAAAGAAGAATATAAACCTAGAAAATCGGTTCGCGTAAAACCTAAAGAGCGTTTTGAGCCGACTATGGAAGTCGATTTACATATCCACAATCTTACTAAATCGACACGAAATATGGGGAACTACGATATGCTATCCTTACAATTAGATACGGCGAAGCATAAATTGGAATTTGCTATGAAAAACAGAATCCAAAAAATAGTGTTTATACATGGAGTAGGAGAAGGCGTGCTTAAAATGGAATTGGAGTACTTATTTAACCACTACGATAATTTAAAGTATTACGATGCTAATTATCAAAAATACGGTGTAGGCGCTACCGAAGTTTATATTTTTCAGAATGTTAAATAA
- a CDS encoding DUF2752 domain-containing protein, giving the protein MSSIEDYMLPCINKQLFGFDCLGCGLQRAIALIFQGHFIDAFKMYPAVYTLILLAIVLVLNIFMSFKHQESIKKWLFIVNIAIIVISYFIKLSTTNIQ; this is encoded by the coding sequence ATGTCTTCTATTGAAGATTACATGCTACCGTGTATAAACAAACAACTTTTTGGTTTCGACTGTCTAGGTTGTGGATTACAGCGCGCCATAGCTTTAATTTTTCAAGGGCATTTTATTGATGCTTTTAAAATGTATCCAGCCGTTTACACACTTATACTCTTAGCAATAGTGCTTGTTTTAAACATATTTATGTCTTTTAAACACCAAGAATCAATAAAAAAATGGCTTTTTATAGTTAATATCGCTATTATTGTAATAAGCTATTTTATAAAATTATCGACCACTAATATTCAATAA
- a CDS encoding DUF6452 family protein has translation MKYSFVIILLIAFCFLGCEKDDICSNDTPTTPSLIIRFYDVTNPNTDVLYSVTNLRVQGVGNDEVLPGYDVVATDSIAIPLKTTDTVTQYSLYEEYVLDDNDTPDDDSDDTVTGNEDIITISYDMEEIYVSRACGYKTVYRNVSINLVEDDDNWIQLIRSVNDNQSVEDENEEQFKLYH, from the coding sequence ATGAAATATTCATTTGTCATTATACTTTTAATTGCATTTTGCTTTTTAGGATGTGAAAAAGATGATATTTGTTCTAACGACACGCCCACTACGCCAAGTTTAATTATTAGGTTTTACGATGTTACAAATCCTAATACAGATGTGTTATACAGCGTAACCAACCTTAGAGTACAAGGTGTGGGTAACGACGAGGTGCTTCCTGGATATGATGTTGTTGCAACAGATTCTATTGCCATTCCTTTAAAGACTACCGATACCGTTACACAATACTCGCTTTACGAGGAATATGTTCTAGACGATAATGACACACCAGACGATGATTCTGATGATACTGTAACAGGAAATGAAGATATAATTACAATTAGTTACGATATGGAAGAAATTTATGTCTCTCGTGCTTGTGGCTATAAAACAGTATATAGAAATGTAAGTATCAATTTAGTTGAAGATGACGATAATTGGATCCAACTAATTCGATCAGTAAACGATAACCAATCTGTAGAGGATGAGAATGAAGAACAATTTAAACTATACCATTAA
- a CDS encoding lipid-binding SYLF domain-containing protein gives MNNLKKIVMVLTIGLMAFSATAQSEKDQAIIKDADTAKKTLIETNPDLNKFFDNAAGYVIFPNVGKAAFIVGGASGNGVVYKKNGAKIGMASLKKLNVGLQAGGEAIIEVIFFETDKELEEFQKGKFKFDAGASATAIKSGESFNAKYSEGVAVFTQTKGGLMADISVGGQKFKYKAFK, from the coding sequence ATGAATAACTTAAAAAAAATAGTAATGGTTCTTACTATCGGGCTAATGGCGTTTTCTGCTACTGCTCAAAGCGAGAAAGATCAGGCCATAATTAAAGATGCAGATACTGCAAAAAAAACACTTATTGAAACAAATCCTGATTTGAACAAATTCTTTGATAATGCTGCAGGATATGTTATTTTCCCTAATGTTGGTAAAGCAGCATTTATTGTAGGTGGAGCTTCAGGTAATGGAGTTGTTTACAAAAAAAACGGTGCTAAAATAGGAATGGCAAGTCTTAAAAAGCTTAACGTTGGACTTCAAGCCGGTGGAGAAGCTATAATTGAAGTCATTTTCTTTGAAACAGATAAAGAATTAGAAGAATTCCAGAAAGGAAAATTTAAATTCGATGCAGGTGCGTCAGCAACAGCTATTAAATCTGGAGAATCATTTAATGCTAAATATTCTGAAGGAGTTGCCGTGTTTACACAAACCAAAGGTGGTTTAATGGCAGATATTTCTGTAGGTGGACAAAAATTTAAATATAAAGCGTTTAAATAA
- the rocD gene encoding ornithine--oxo-acid transaminase: MAVLDQLTSQQAIDLENQYGAHNYHPLPVVLTKGEGVFVWDVEGKKYYDFLSAYSAVNQGHCHPKIVGAMIEQAQKLTLTSRAFYNDMLGKYEKFACEYFGFDKLLPMNTGAEAVETALKLCRKWAYEVKGVDENDAEIIVCENNFHGRTTTIISFSNDPVARKNFGPYTDGFIKIEYDNLKDLEAALKNNPNVAGFLVEPIQGEAGVYVPSEGYLTQAKALCEKYNVLFIADEVQTGIARTGQLLAVNHENVKPDVLILGKALSGGAYPVSAVFADNAVMDVIKPGNHGSTFGGNPIAAAVAIAALTVVKDEKLAENAETLGQLFRSELDKYIATSSIANLVRGKGLLNAIVINEDEDSDTAWNICLALRDNGLLAKPTHGNIIRFAPPLVMTEAQLLDCVAIIIKTLKQFEK; the protein is encoded by the coding sequence ATGGCTGTTTTAGACCAATTAACTTCTCAGCAAGCAATTGACTTAGAAAACCAGTACGGTGCACACAATTATCATCCGTTACCTGTAGTGCTAACAAAAGGCGAAGGCGTTTTTGTTTGGGACGTTGAAGGAAAAAAGTATTACGATTTCTTATCGGCATACTCTGCGGTAAACCAAGGACACTGTCACCCTAAAATTGTGGGCGCAATGATAGAGCAAGCCCAGAAATTAACTTTAACATCTCGTGCATTTTATAATGATATGTTAGGGAAATACGAAAAATTTGCATGCGAATATTTCGGTTTCGATAAATTATTACCCATGAATACTGGTGCCGAAGCTGTAGAAACAGCCTTAAAACTATGTAGAAAATGGGCCTACGAAGTTAAAGGTGTTGATGAAAATGATGCTGAAATTATTGTTTGTGAAAACAACTTCCACGGACGAACGACAACCATCATATCATTTTCTAATGATCCTGTAGCACGTAAAAATTTTGGTCCATATACAGATGGGTTTATAAAAATTGAATATGATAACCTAAAGGATTTAGAAGCCGCTCTAAAAAATAATCCGAATGTAGCAGGATTTTTAGTGGAACCTATTCAAGGTGAAGCTGGTGTGTATGTTCCAAGTGAAGGGTATTTAACACAAGCCAAAGCGTTGTGCGAAAAATATAATGTATTGTTTATTGCAGACGAAGTACAAACGGGAATAGCTAGAACAGGACAATTGTTGGCTGTAAATCATGAAAATGTAAAACCAGATGTATTAATTTTAGGTAAAGCATTAAGTGGAGGTGCGTATCCAGTAAGTGCTGTGTTTGCAGATAACGCAGTTATGGATGTTATTAAACCAGGAAACCATGGAAGTACGTTTGGAGGTAACCCTATTGCAGCAGCAGTTGCTATTGCCGCTCTTACGGTTGTTAAAGACGAAAAGTTAGCAGAAAATGCAGAAACACTAGGACAGTTATTCCGTAGCGAATTAGATAAATATATAGCTACAAGTTCCATTGCAAATTTAGTGAGAGGAAAAGGGTTGTTAAATGCTATTGTAATTAATGAAGATGAAGATAGCGATACGGCTTGGAATATTTGTTTAGCACTTCGCGATAACGGATTATTAGCAAAACCTACACACGGAAATATTATTCGTTTTGCTCCGCCATTAGTAATGACTGAAGCACAATTATTAGATTGTGTAGCAATTATAATTAAGACATTAAAGCAGTTTGAAAAATAA
- a CDS encoding DUF6048 family protein, whose product MKNNLNYTIKTLIAILCFSGSILAQSELGKLATKDSIVAAQAQDSTQIKEKYGLRVGVDLSKLVRTAFEEDYEGFEVVGDYRLTKFIYLAGEFGAENNTEFNDFYNATTKGSYFKVGVDYNAYRNWLDMENMIYGGFRIGASAFSQTLNSYSIYTKNQYWAPQFSSSDIKDYNGLTALWAELIIGFKVEILNNLYLGAHVEIKGLITQSEPDNFENLYIPGFNKTYDSLGIGTGYGYSISYLIPLYKKDK is encoded by the coding sequence ATGAAGAACAATTTAAACTATACCATTAAAACCCTTATTGCCATACTTTGCTTTAGTGGTTCGATTCTTGCTCAATCCGAATTAGGAAAACTTGCCACTAAAGATTCTATTGTGGCAGCTCAAGCTCAAGATTCTACTCAAATAAAAGAGAAGTATGGACTACGCGTAGGTGTCGATTTAAGTAAATTGGTACGTACCGCGTTTGAAGAAGATTACGAAGGTTTTGAAGTAGTTGGAGATTATAGGTTAACTAAATTTATTTACCTCGCAGGTGAATTTGGTGCAGAAAACAACACTGAATTCAACGATTTTTATAATGCAACCACCAAAGGAAGTTATTTTAAAGTTGGTGTAGATTATAATGCCTACCGAAATTGGTTAGACATGGAAAATATGATTTACGGCGGATTTAGAATTGGTGCAAGTGCATTCAGTCAAACTTTAAATAGTTATTCTATTTATACCAAAAATCAATATTGGGCACCGCAATTTTCATCCTCAGACATTAAAGATTACAACGGATTAACAGCACTGTGGGCAGAACTAATTATTGGATTTAAGGTTGAAATTCTTAATAATCTATACCTAGGTGCTCATGTAGAAATTAAAGGTTTAATTACACAAAGTGAACCTGATAATTTTGAAAATCTTTATATCCCTGGCTTTAATAAAACCTACGACAGTCTAGGCATAGGAACAGGATATGGGTATTCCATTTCGTATTTAATTCCGTTGTATAAAAAAGATAAATAA
- the rlmD gene encoding 23S rRNA (uracil(1939)-C(5))-methyltransferase RlmD gives MSRRNRKQVFTNIEVLDAGAKGKTIAKSPEGAVIFLPNAVPGDVVDIQTYKKRKAYYEGKATVFHKLSDKRTTPECEHFGVCGGCKWQDMDYKWQLHYKQKETENNLRRLGHIELPEVTPILGSAEQYFYRNKMEFSFSDSRWLTLEEIQSDINLEDKNALGFHIPGMWDKILDINKCHLQADPSNAIRNAVKAFAIENDLEFFNTRNQTGLLRTLMIRTASTGELMILIQFFKEDKEKRELLLNYLAETFPEITSLLYVINTKANDTIYDQEIVCFSGRDHIFEEMEGLKFKINAKSFYQTNSDQAYQLYKLTREFAGLTGNELVYDLYTGTGTIAQFVAKNAKKVVGVEAVPDAILAAKENAKANNIDNVDFYVGDMKNVFNTAFINTHGHPDVIITDPPRDGMHKDVVQMLLNVSPEKIVYVSCNSATQARDLQLMDAVYKVTKVQAVDMFPQTHHVENIVLLEKR, from the coding sequence ATGTCAAGAAGAAATAGAAAACAAGTTTTTACAAATATAGAAGTCCTTGATGCAGGAGCAAAAGGGAAAACCATCGCAAAATCTCCAGAAGGAGCAGTTATTTTTTTACCAAATGCTGTACCAGGCGATGTGGTAGATATTCAAACCTACAAAAAGCGTAAAGCTTATTACGAAGGGAAAGCTACCGTTTTCCATAAATTGTCTGATAAACGTACTACACCAGAATGCGAACATTTTGGCGTTTGTGGCGGTTGTAAATGGCAGGATATGGATTATAAATGGCAATTGCATTACAAACAAAAAGAAACTGAAAACAACTTACGTCGTTTAGGTCATATCGAATTGCCCGAGGTTACGCCTATTTTAGGATCTGCCGAACAGTATTTTTACAGAAACAAAATGGAATTCTCTTTTAGTGATAGCCGTTGGTTAACTCTTGAAGAAATTCAGTCTGATATAAATTTAGAAGACAAAAACGCATTAGGATTTCATATTCCAGGCATGTGGGATAAGATTTTAGACATCAATAAATGTCATTTACAAGCGGATCCTTCTAATGCTATTAGAAATGCCGTAAAAGCATTTGCTATTGAAAACGATTTGGAATTTTTTAATACAAGAAACCAAACCGGATTACTACGTACTTTAATGATACGTACAGCATCTACAGGAGAATTAATGATTTTAATTCAGTTCTTTAAAGAAGATAAAGAGAAACGTGAATTATTATTAAATTATTTAGCTGAAACATTCCCGGAAATTACCTCTTTATTATACGTGATTAACACCAAGGCAAACGATACCATTTACGACCAAGAGATTGTATGTTTTAGTGGTCGTGATCATATCTTTGAAGAAATGGAAGGTTTAAAATTTAAAATTAATGCAAAATCTTTCTATCAAACAAATTCTGATCAGGCGTACCAGTTATATAAATTAACACGTGAATTTGCTGGATTAACCGGAAACGAATTGGTTTACGATTTATACACAGGAACAGGAACTATTGCTCAATTTGTGGCTAAAAACGCTAAAAAGGTAGTTGGTGTAGAAGCTGTTCCAGATGCAATTTTAGCAGCTAAAGAAAACGCAAAAGCCAATAATATAGACAATGTAGATTTCTATGTGGGCGACATGAAAAATGTGTTTAACACAGCGTTTATAAACACTCATGGGCATCCAGATGTTATTATTACAGATCCACCACGAGATGGAATGCATAAAGACGTGGTACAAATGTTATTAAATGTTTCGCCAGAAAAAATTGTATATGTAAGTTGTAATAGTGCTACACAAGCTAGAGATTTACAATTAATGGATGCTGTTTATAAAGTGACCAAAGTACAAGCTGTAGATATGTTTCCACAAACGCATCACGTAGAGAATATTGTACTTTTAGAAAAAAGATAA
- a CDS encoding DUF421 domain-containing protein, translating into MTLTEFFLLILSIFGIFSIIILITRLFGLRTFAKMSSFDFASTVAIGSVLASIILNSDYSILKGAIALGTIIGFQTLFAFLVRKSDFFRTLFTNKPQIIMWNGKILHSKLKSCNVSEGDLIAKLREANVHDFSEVKAVIFESTGDVSVIHNSEQKAVEYRMFQDVSTENLNV; encoded by the coding sequence ATGACACTCACAGAATTTTTTTTATTGATTTTATCAATTTTCGGAATATTCAGTATTATTATCTTAATAACACGTTTATTCGGACTTAGAACTTTTGCTAAAATGTCTAGTTTCGATTTCGCGTCTACAGTCGCCATTGGATCTGTATTAGCATCTATAATCTTAAATAGTGATTACTCTATACTAAAAGGAGCTATTGCATTAGGAACCATTATTGGATTTCAAACCTTGTTCGCATTTTTGGTAAGAAAAAGCGATTTTTTTAGAACATTATTTACAAACAAACCACAAATTATTATGTGGAATGGAAAAATACTTCATAGTAAATTGAAATCGTGTAATGTGAGTGAAGGCGATCTTATTGCAAAATTAAGAGAAGCCAATGTTCATGATTTTAGCGAGGTAAAAGCGGTAATTTTTGAAAGCACAGGCGATGTTTCAGTCATTCACAATAGTGAACAAAAAGCAGTTGAATATAGAATGTTTCAAGATGTAAGTACAGAAAATTTGAATGTTTAA
- a CDS encoding CCC motif membrane protein yields the protein MERIYLKTTTVYVLSGLGLLCCCLGGMGVIPAGIAFYMAHSKLKDVELDPERYENFKGMNDAKTVALVILIINALYLLYTVYTLATTDWDVMIEQTNEIMRQSGYDY from the coding sequence ATGGAAAGAATTTACTTAAAAACCACAACTGTTTACGTATTATCTGGATTAGGATTGCTATGTTGTTGTCTAGGCGGAATGGGTGTAATTCCTGCAGGAATTGCATTTTACATGGCGCATTCTAAATTAAAAGATGTAGAGTTAGACCCAGAACGTTACGAGAATTTTAAAGGAATGAATGATGCTAAAACAGTAGCTTTAGTTATTCTTATTATAAATGCATTGTATTTATTGTACACCGTGTACACTCTTGCTACTACAGATTGGGATGTAATGATTGAGCAAACTAACGAAATTATGAGACAGAGTGGTTACGATTATTAA
- a CDS encoding THUMP domain-containing class I SAM-dependent RNA methyltransferase, whose product MENNFKMVAKTLFGFEELLANELTQLGAQQVEIGVRNVSFVGDKGFMYKANLSLRTAIKILKPIRTFRVVTEQDIYDNVYKMQWENYMKPTGTLAIDATVNSTVFTHSLYIAQKTKDAIVDKFRNTSGIRPNVDLKFPDLKINVHIDREKCTLSLDTSGDSLHKRGYKTATNIAPINEVLAAGLIMLSGWDGQSDFMDPMCGSGTILAEAAMIACNIPPNLMRKEFAFERWEDWDVELFEKIEESLLGKTRDFHHKIIGYDKSPSAVTKAIENVKNAHLDEFVTVKHEDFFKTQKGGSEKLHMLFNPPYGERLNIEMEDFYKSIGDTLKQNYPGTDAWLITSNLEALKHVGLRPSRKIKLFNAKLESRLVKYVMYEGSKKAKKQV is encoded by the coding sequence ATGGAGAATAATTTTAAAATGGTTGCCAAGACCTTATTTGGCTTTGAAGAATTATTAGCAAACGAATTAACTCAGCTTGGTGCGCAACAAGTTGAAATAGGTGTAAGAAACGTAAGTTTTGTTGGAGATAAAGGCTTTATGTATAAGGCAAATTTATCGCTTAGAACAGCTATTAAAATTCTAAAACCTATACGTACTTTTCGTGTGGTTACAGAGCAAGATATTTACGATAATGTTTATAAAATGCAATGGGAAAACTACATGAAACCTACGGGTACTTTAGCTATAGATGCTACTGTAAACTCTACGGTATTTACGCATTCATTATATATTGCTCAGAAAACTAAAGATGCAATTGTAGATAAATTTAGAAATACATCGGGAATACGACCTAACGTAGATTTAAAATTTCCTGACTTAAAAATTAACGTACATATAGACAGAGAAAAGTGTACACTTTCGTTAGATACGTCTGGGGATTCTTTACATAAGCGTGGCTATAAAACGGCAACAAATATTGCGCCTATAAACGAAGTGTTGGCAGCTGGTTTAATAATGCTTTCTGGTTGGGACGGACAAAGTGATTTTATGGATCCGATGTGTGGTTCTGGAACTATTTTGGCAGAAGCCGCTATGATTGCTTGTAATATTCCGCCAAACTTAATGCGTAAAGAATTTGCATTTGAACGTTGGGAAGATTGGGATGTTGAACTGTTTGAGAAAATTGAAGAATCGCTTTTAGGAAAAACTCGAGATTTCCATCATAAAATTATTGGGTACGATAAATCGCCATCTGCAGTAACTAAAGCCATTGAAAATGTAAAAAATGCACATTTAGATGAATTTGTAACTGTTAAGCACGAAGATTTCTTTAAAACTCAAAAAGGAGGAAGCGAGAAATTACATATGTTATTTAATCCGCCTTATGGGGAACGATTAAATATTGAAATGGAAGATTTTTATAAAAGTATAGGGGACACGTTAAAACAGAATTACCCAGGAACAGATGCTTGGTTAATTACCTCTAATTTAGAAGCTTTAAAACATGTTGGATTAAGACCATCTAGAAAGATAAAATTATTTAATGCCAAATTAGAATCTCGTTTAGTAAAATACGTGATGTATGAAGGTAGTAAGAAAGCAAAAAAGCAAGTGTAA
- a CDS encoding glycoside hydrolase family 113 has translation MKSKHTLVLLLLITILSCQSQSQKINGVSFVASRDTIHDSHIKPIVNLNANYAAIMPFGFIRNINHPEIKYNSDRQWYGETKSGAKHYIQALQKQNIHIMLKPQIWISHGAFTGNILMETENNWRILEDSYTKFILEYAKLAEDAHVDLFCIGTELEQFIKHRPEYWQNLILKIKDVYSGKLTYAANWDEFKYTPFWSNLDYIGIDAYFPLSKNQTPTFEDALAGWSSHKKFIHDYYNTYNKPILFTEYGYRSVDYAGKEPWKSDRNMTQVNLEAQLNCSQALFESFWHEEWFAGGFVWKWFINHDTSGGEQDSRFTPQNKPVENLIKTYYGKYAE, from the coding sequence ATCTCAATCTCAAAAAATTAACGGCGTAAGTTTTGTAGCTTCTAGAGATACTATTCACGATAGCCATATTAAACCTATAGTGAATTTAAATGCCAATTACGCCGCGATAATGCCTTTCGGATTTATTAGAAATATAAATCATCCTGAGATTAAATATAATAGTGACCGCCAATGGTACGGCGAAACAAAGTCTGGAGCAAAACATTATATACAAGCTCTTCAGAAACAAAATATTCACATTATGCTAAAGCCACAAATTTGGATTAGTCATGGTGCATTTACGGGAAACATATTAATGGAAACCGAAAACAACTGGAGAATTTTAGAAGATTCTTATACCAAATTCATTTTAGAATATGCTAAATTGGCTGAAGACGCTCACGTAGATTTATTTTGTATTGGAACTGAATTAGAACAATTTATTAAACACAGACCAGAATATTGGCAGAATTTAATTTTAAAAATTAAAGACGTGTACTCAGGGAAATTGACGTATGCTGCGAATTGGGATGAATTTAAATACACTCCATTTTGGAGCAATCTAGATTATATTGGTATTGATGCTTATTTTCCTTTAAGTAAAAACCAGACACCAACTTTTGAGGATGCATTAGCTGGTTGGTCTTCTCATAAAAAATTTATTCATGATTATTATAACACTTACAATAAACCTATTTTATTTACAGAATACGGTTACCGAAGTGTAGATTATGCAGGTAAAGAACCTTGGAAAAGTGATAGAAATATGACTCAAGTTAATCTTGAAGCTCAGCTAAACTGTAGCCAAGCATTGTTTGAATCCTTCTGGCATGAAGAGTGGTTTGCTGGTGGATTTGTTTGGAAATGGTTTATTAATCATGATACTTCTGGTGGAGAACAAGATTCTAGATTTACCCCTCAAAACAAACCTGTTGAAAATTTGATTAAAACGTATTATGGTAAGTATGCAGAGTAA